The segment GGGAATGCGGCTATCCGGTCCGCGTGCCGAACCGCAACGGGGTCCATCTGCTTCCGGGAACCCGGCTGCTGGGGCGCTATCTGGTGGGCCGCGTCCTGGGGCAGGGGGGCTTCGGCGCCACCTATCTGGGTTGGGACGAACGGCTTCAGATCAAGGTCGCGGTGAAGGAATTCTACCCCGCCAATCTGGTGTCCCGCGTCGCCGGATCGCCGGGAATCGCTCCCTTCTCGGACGAGCACGCGGCGAGCTTCTCCACCGGGCTGGCGAAGTTCCTGGAGGAGGCGCGGATGCTCGCCCGCCTGCGGGAGGTCAAGGAGATCGTCAGCGTCCAGGACTTCTTCGAGGAGAACGAGACCGCCTATCTCGTCATGGAGCTTCTCGACGGGCGCACCCTGAAGCGGCATGTCTCCGAGAATGGCGGACGGATCGCGGCACGCCCGACGCTGACCCTGCTGTCGCCGATCATCAAGGCGCTGCACGCCGTGCACGAGCTGGGCCTGATCCACCGTGACATCAGCCCCGACAATATTTTCCTGACCAGCGCCGGCGACCGCAAGCTGCTGGATTTCGGCGCCGCGCGCCACGCCGCCGGCAAGAGCGCCGACCTGACGGTGATCCTGAAGCCGGGTTACGCGCCGCCCGAACAGTACGCGCCGGACGGAAAGCAGGGACCTTGGACGGACGTCTACGCGCTGTGCGCCACCGTCTACTATGCGCTGACCGGAAAGACACCGCCCGATGCCACCAGCCGCTTCATGAACGACCGCGTGCCCCGTCTGGCCGAAGGCGGCGCCACGGTGCCGCCCGGGTTCGAGAAGGTGTTGCTGAGCGGCCTCTCGATGCGCTGGCAGGACCGGCCCCGCAGCATGCGGGATCTCCTGCTGGCGCTGACCGGGGCGATCAACGGGCCGTGACGACCCGGACGAATGGAGCGGGAAACGGGGCGGCGCGCGGTTTCACCGCCCCAATCACCTGAACAGGACCGCCGTGATCGGCGATCCTTTCCCCGGCGCCGTTACTTGGCGTCGGCGGCAACCTGCATCTTGACGATCTTGTCCGGGTCGCTGACCTGACCGTTGCGGGACTGGCTGCCCTTCTTGATCTTGTCGACGAACTCCATGCCTTCGACGACCTTGCCCCAGACGGTGTACTGCTTGTCCAGGAACGAAGACGGGGCGAAGCAGATGAAGAACTGGCTGTCGGCGCTGTCCGGGTCCGGCGTGCGGGCCATCGACAGCGTGCCGCGGACGTGCGGCTCGCTGCTGAACTCAGCCTTCAGCTTCTTGCCGGAGCCGCCGGTGCCGGTGCCGGTCGGATCGCCGGTCTGGGCCATGAAGCCGTCGATCACGCGGTGGAAGACGACGCCGTTGTAGAAGCCCTGACGGGTCAGCTCCTTGATGCGGGCGACGTGGTTCGGTGCCAGGTCGGGGCGCAGTTCGATGACCACGCGGCCGTCCTTGAGGTCGAGGTAGAGGGTGTTTTCCGGATCCAAGGCCTTGGCCTCCCCCTGAGCGAAGATGAATGTGGCGAACAGTGCCGCCATGAGAATGCGCGTCCACCGCAACATGCGAAACACTCCGATGTGCCGATTCCGCGGACGCGACCATAGGGGAAACCGGCGCCGATGCAAAGACGCCCTGCGGGGCTGCCTTCATCGGCGCTTTTCCGATCGGTTTCCGCCGCCGGCTCATCATTGTCCCAACACGGCACGGTCGCGCCCCGGCCGCGATGGACGATAGACTGCCTTTCGGGTGTTCATACCCGAAAGAGACCGATGGCAATTTGAACGGCGAGGGGTGGGGCGTGCGGCAGCAAAGCGTGCGGCGGTTGAGACGATGGCTGGTGCTGGTGAAGCTGGTG is part of the Azospirillum baldaniorum genome and harbors:
- a CDS encoding peptidylprolyl isomerase, encoding MAALFATFIFAQGEAKALDPENTLYLDLKDGRVVIELRPDLAPNHVARIKELTRQGFYNGVVFHRVIDGFMAQTGDPTGTGTGGSGKKLKAEFSSEPHVRGTLSMARTPDPDSADSQFFICFAPSSFLDKQYTVWGKVVEGMEFVDKIKKGSQSRNGQVSDPDKIVKMQVAADAK